The bacterium region AAGAGGAAGAGGTCGAGGGTGGGCTCCTCCACCTGCAGGATGTAGCTGCGGTGTGACCATGCGGGGTAGCCGACCCCATGCACCACGCGGGACGTCGTGTGGGCGTAGACCCCCCACCCTCTCGGGCTCCAGGCGAACGGAACGTTCTTATAGGAAGCCTCCGCGTTCACACCCCAGGCATCCTCGTTCCACGAGACCACCCGCTGGCCCCGCCGGTTCAACGGACCGTACTTCTCCCCCAACCCGTACACGGCCTCGCCGCTCTCCAGGCCCAGGGCCAAGAGCCACCCCGTCGAGTCGCGCACCCCAACGGGAGGGATCCGGGGCCCGCCCCGGATGTGGCCGTCCCCCGTCGACTCCAGCACGACCTCGCCGTCCAGGAACATCCGGATCCGCAGCGGGCGTGGGGCGATCTCGAGCGCCATCGACCCGGCGTCGATGCGGTAGGCGCCGCCGAGTTCGGTGCAGGTGGCCGCCCCCGGATCGGGAGGGGAGGCGAGCAGGCCGTAATCGGGGCCGACCGGCCCGCCCGCACGCAGGCGGAGGACGCCGGGCGCGTACGCGGCGATGTCCAGGGGGCCCGCCTCCGTCGTAAAGCGCACGCGGTCCGATGCGGCGGCCTCGAGGCGGACGGTCTCCAGCCGGCGGAACTCCTGAAACGGCTCGTACAGCATATCAGCCTCTGCCGCGCGCCGCGGTCACCCGCCCGACCCCAACAGCCGGACGACTTCTTCGCGGCGCGGCACCTCGGCGAGCGCGCACCGCTGCGCGGCGGCCGCGGATGCGAAGGTGAGCGCCGAGGCTTCGTCCATGCCCTCGCCCAGCCCGAGCGCGAACGCTCCGTGAAACACATCGCCCGCCCCGGTGGTATCCCGCGCCGATACCGCGAACGCCGGCACGCGGCCGCCCCGATGGGCCGCCCCCTCTTCCCCCAGCGTGACGGCTCCCCAGGCGTGGAGGTCGGCCAGTCGCCCCAACACCGCGTCCACGCCGCCGCTGACCTCGGCGAGCTCGCGGTCGGCGATCACGTGGGTCGCCCGCTCCGCCAAGCCCCAGGCGTCCGATGTCTCCCGGTCCAAGTCCAGCACGACCGGGAGCCGGCGCCGGCGCGCCGCCTCGGCGAGGCGGAGGGCGCCCTCGGGCCAGCGGGCGTCGATCATGACCGCCTGCGCCCCCTCGAGGACCTCGAGCGGCAGCCAGCCGGCATCGTCTGAGAATCCCCCGCCTGGATAGGGAAAGATGTGCCGCTCGCCGCCCGGACCGATCAACACTCCGCTCACCGGAGTGCGGGCCCCCGCGAGCACGCGGAGCCCGCGGGTGTCGACCCCCTCGGCGTCCAGCGCAGAGGCGACCCGCCGCCCGGCGTCATCGTCGCCGCATCGCCCGAGGAACACCGCCCGGCCGAGGAGGCGGGCCACGGCAACCGCGGCAACCGCAGCGGACCCCCCAAGCGCCTCCCGGAAGACGCTGACGGGAGTCCTGGCGTGCATCGGGGGAAAGCGATCCACCCAGAATCGGTAGTCCAGGCAGGCGTACCCGAGCGCGACTACGAGGGCCACTGCGCTCCCCTCGCCTCTGGAGCCAGGGGAAGCACCTGATACCCCAACCAATCGGAGAGTTCGAGCAGGGCTTCCTCGGCCTCCCCCATCCCCCACACAAAGTGGTGGGGGAGACGGTGGTTCAGGGCACTCGCCAGGAATCCGTGAGGAGACGTCGGCTCACCGCCCCACCTCAGGTCTCCCACCCACCCGGAGACGCCGTCGAACCCGCCGGGGCGGGCGCGAATTGTTCCGGCGAAGACGGCCGCCCGCTTCTCCTCGAGGAACCGGAGGCCGCTGACCGGCCCCGGCCTGAGGCGCATGTGGCGCACCGCGGGCAGTCCCCGGTTGAAGTGCATCTCGAGCCGGGTTTGGCTGGCCGCCCACGCCCGGGGCGCGTTGCCGCAGTGCCAGAACATCAGGCCGTCGCCGTCGACGTGCGACAAATCGAGCATCGCCGCGGGGCCACCGGTCACCGCGGCGACCGCCAGCATCGCCGCCAGCCCCCCGACGTCTCCCTCGCAGGCCAGGGGGTGACCCCGGTCCCCCAGCCAGGCAAAGGGCGCGCACGCCATCGTCCCCGCCGCCTCGGGCAGTTCGGGCCAGCAGCGCAGCGCGATCCCATCGTACCCCCGGCCCATCTCCTCGAGCGCGAGCGACAGTCGAATCGTCGGGTGAAGGGCCTCCGCGGGCACCGCCGAGGGCTCGGCGAGCTCGGCGAGGCGCGCGCTTACCGCTCCCTCTGGAATCCTCTCCAGGGCGGCAAAGACCGCCTCGAGCGGAGCCCGGTCGATCCGCACGTCCAGGTCGGGGACCCCCTCGAACCGGTAGAACCCCGGCGCCGTTCCGCCCACCCAGAGCAGCCGCCCGTGTCTGAGCGCGCCCCACCCCCGCGCGGCGCGCACCATCAGGTCGATCCGACGGTGCAGGCTCGGGTCCTCCGGTCGGCCGTAGAGCCACAAAAGCGGCGCCCGGCGTCCGACGCGCAGGCTCATGCTGAGCATCAGCCCGCAGAGCGCGTTTTGGGGGAGCGGGCCCGTGGCGGACACTTCGGGCAGGGCCCACAGGCCGACCGGCACCGGCAGTTCGAGGAAGGGTGCTACGACGTCCCCCGTCGCGAACGTGACGTGGAGGACGAGCAGGGCATCGACCTCGGCCGCCTGGGCCTCGGCCGCTCTGGCGCGGGCCCCCTCGGCGTCGGACACCGGCTGCGCCGCGTACGCAAGGTCGACCTCGAGGCGAACGGCCAGTTCGGCAAGCGCACGCTGGCTCGCTTCCCACAATCCCATCTGCGCGCCCCGGAACAGGGGACGGACGATCGGCACGAATCCCAGACGGAGCATCGGCGCCTCCCCGGGTCTAGCCTTTTACGGCTCCGGCGGTGAGCCCGCGGATCACCAACCGCTGCCCCGCCAGAATCACGGTGACGATCGGGACGGTAGCGAGGAGCACGGCCGCGGAGATGACCCCCCAGGGAAAGGCGAATTCGCCCCGAAAGAGCGAGATCCCCACCGTGATCGTGCGCATATCGGTGCTGCTGGTGAGGGTCAGCGCCACGAGAAACTCGTTCCAGGTGTTCACGAAGACGATGATCCCGGCGGTGACCACCCCCGGGGCGGCCAGCGGCGCGATGATCCGCCAAAGCGCCCCCACCCGGCTGCAGCCGTCGATCGAGGCCGCCTCCTCAAGGTCTCGGGGGATCTCCCGGAAGAACGCGGTGAGGATGAAGATGGCAACGGGGAGCGACCAGGTGATGTAGGGCCCGATCAGACCCCCGTAGGTGTTCAGCAGGCCCAGCCCGCGCACGAGGACATACAGCGGGACGATCACCGTGATCAGGGGAATCATGGCCACCGCCAGGATCGACAGCAGCAGGACCCGGCTGCCGGGAAAGCGGAGGCGGGCGAAGGCATACGACGCGAAGGTGGCCAGGAACAGGCAGAGCACGGTCGAGGACAGGGAGACGATGCAGCTGTTCAGCAGGAACCGGCCGAACGGGTTTCCGCTGAAAACGTGGACGTAGTTGGCCAACGTCGGCCGGTGGGGAAGGTAGGTCACCGGGAACTGGTACAGCTCCCGCTCGGTCTTGAGCGAGGTGAGGAGGGTCCAGACGTACGGGCCCAGCGAGAAGGCCACCACCAGGGCGACCAGGATCGTCAGCCCCGCGCCCGCGAGCCTCCGCCGCCCCGCCATATCAGTCCCGCGGTGCCAGCGCCCGCGAGTAGATCCCGGCACACCCCAGGGCCAGCAGGAGGAGGATCACCGACAGCGCGGCGCCGTAGCCGAAGTTGAGGAATTGGAAGGTGTTCTCGTAGATGTAGAACGCAAAGGTTTCGGTCGCGCTGCCGGGTCCGCCCCCGGTCATCGGAAAGATGATGTCGAATGCCTGGAGCGCGCCGAGGGTCCGGAGCACCAGCGAGACCATCACCGCACCCCGGAGCAGCGGCAGGGTCACGGTGAAGAACGCCCGGATCGGCGAGGCCCCGTCCAGGCTCGAGGCCTCGTACAACTCGTCGGGGATGCCCTGCAGCCCGGCGAGGAGGATCAGCGCCATGTACGACGCCGCCCCCCACGACGCGGCCGTGGCGACCGCGACGAAGGCGAGGGACGGGACCCCCAGCCAGATGATCGGGCGGGCGATCAGCCCAGCGCGGCGCAGCAGATCGTTGATCACCCCGGCGGAATCGTTGAACAACCACCGCCACACCTGGCCGGCGAGGGCCGGGGCCAGCGTCCAGGGCAGCAGCGTCGCCGCCCGCACGAACCCCTTGGCGCGCACGGTGCGGTTGACGACGAGCGCGATCCCCAGTCCGAGCGCGAACTGGGCGGCGACCGTGACCGCGACGTACGCCAGCGTGACGCGGATGGCGTGCCAAGCATCCGGATCCTGTGCGGCCCGGGCAAAGTTCCCAAGGCCCACGAACGGGAACCCGGCCTGCGGCTGATCGAGCCGGAGCCGGTGCAGGCTCGTCCAGAAGGCATCGATGATCGGGTAGAAGGCGAAGATCCCCAAGAACAGCAGGCACGGGAGCAGCAGCACCACCGCCAGCTCGGTCTCGGTGAGCTGGCCGGTCCGCCACCGGCCCATCACCCACGCGGCGCCCCCCGCCCGGGCACCGGCAGGCCCTCCCCCGAGCCGCTCCGCCACCCTATTGGGTCAGGAGCGAACGCAGCTCGCGGGCCATCTGCCGGATCGCGTCGTCGCCGGACGTCTGACTGGTCAGCGCGGCCTGCAGGTTCGACTGGATGATCGCGGACATCCGCGGGTAGTCGGGGATCCGCGGGCGGGGACTCGCCCCCAGGACGGCCCGGAGCATATCCAAGGACTGCGGGGCGTGCGCTTTCACCTCCGGGTCGCGAAACGTGTCCGTGCGGGTCGGGACGGTGCTGAGCTGCAGCGCCATACTCTTCTCGGCGATCCCGCCGGTCATGAACTCGACGAAGCGCCAGGCGGCCTCTTTGTTGCGGGAGAAGTTGCTGATCGCGAGCTGCCATCCCCCCAGGGTCGAGGCGCTGCGGCCGGCGGGGCCCTTGGGCAGCGGCGCGATGCCGACGAGCCCCGCGACCTTTGACCCGCTGCTCTGGAACAGGTCGTAGGCATAGGTCCAATTCCGGAGGAAGACCGCCCGGCCGTCCTGAAATGCGACCCGCGTGTCGTCGGTGGTCATCGTGGCCACCCCGGGCGGCGTGACGTGGTCCTTGCGCACCAGATCGAGGATGAAGTTCATCGCCGCGGAGCCCCTCGCGCTGTCCACGACCACCTTCCCGGTGGGATCCAGCACGTCCCCGCCGTGACTCCAGAGGACCTCGAAAAAGAAATCCGCCAAGGCCTCGATCTTCGCGCCCTGAAAGAGGAAGCCCGCCAGCTGCGGGTTGTGCTCGCCCGCGGTGACTTTTTGCGCGGTGGCGACCATCTCGTCCCACGACGCCGGGATCTTCGCCCCGTACTTGGCCAGAAGATCCTTCCGATAGTAGAGGAGGCCGGCGTCGGTGTACCACGGCACGCCGTAGATTTTCCCTCCGATGGTGTTGGCGCGGATCGCCCCCGGGAGAAACCCCTCGCGCGCCGCCGACGTGAACCACCGGTCCAGGGGCGCAAGCCAGCCGGCCGCCACCATCGGCGCGGGCCAGATGACGTCGATTGAGATCACGTCCACCGATGGGTCTTTCGCCGCGAACAGCGTCACGTACCGGTTGTACTGCTCGCCCGAAGTCCCGGGCAGCACCTGCAGCTCGACCTTGATGCCAGGGTTCTGGCGCTCAAACTCGGCCACCAGGGCGCGGTACACGTCCGACACGGCGGGGCCGCCCGTGGCCAGGGTGGACCAGGTGATGGTCACCGGACCCTGCGCCTGGACGGGGATCACCGCCATCAGCATGGCCGCGGTCGCCAAGGCCGCCAGTATGCGTGCGCTCATCGTTGGCCCCCTTCTGTTCCGACGTTCCCCTCCCTATTCGACGGCACGCCGCGGTCCCCCCGGCCGCCCACGGTGAAGCCGCTTCGGTCGGCGGCGGGTCGGGCCGGCGATCGCGGAGGGAAGGCAGGGTCGGCACTCCCTCCGGGTCAACGATCCCCACGGCTCCCTACCCTTCGAACCGGAGCAGCAGCCCGCGCTCCCGCGCCACGTGCAGCACGAAGGCAAACACCGCCCCCGCCGCGACGAGCAGGACGGCGTTCTCGCCGAGCGCCCACGCCGCCCGGGCCCAACTGATCCCGCCGCCGCTCAGCACCACCCGCATTCCCTCGAAGGCGTGGGTGGTCGGCAGGACCAGGGCGATGGGCCGGAGGAGGGCGGGCAGAACGGCCACGGGATAGAACACCGCCGAGAACGGCTGAAAGAGAAAGGGAATGGCCCAGGCGAGCGTCTCGGCCCCCTGACCGAACCGCAGGATCATCGCGGTGGTAATGACGCCAATGCCCCAGGCGGAAAGGAGGAGGTTGAGCACAAACGGGATCAGCGCCAGGCCGTACTGGAAGATGTTGAAGGTGTACAGGACGAGGGCAAGGACGGAGAGGAGCAGCCCCGTGACGATCACCTTCATCACCCCGAGCAGCAGCATCGCCAAGATGAACTCCAGCGTGCTGATCGGGCTGACGAACACGTTGATCAGATTTCTCGTCCAGATGTCTTCCAGGAAGGAGACCGAGATCGCCTGCTGCGCGCGGAAGAAGATGTCCCAAAGGATCATCCCGCCGAGCAGGAAGGCGATGGCGAGCGCCCCGCCGCCGCGCAGCCGGCCGATGTAGAGGCTGACGAATCCCCAGACCAGCAGATCCATCACCGGCCAGTAGACGATTTCCAGCATGCGGATCATACTGCGCCGGTAGAGGTACAGCTGCCGAAGGAGCAGGGCGGCGACGCGCTCGGCGCTCAGCCCGCTCACGGCGCCACGCCGCCTCGGGCCACGTCCAGAAACATCTCCTCCAGGGTGGTCCGGGCGAACCGCCGCAGCACCTCCCCCGGCGGACCGTCCGCGATCAACCGCCCGCGGTTGAGAAACAGGATCCGATCGCTCAGCCGCTCCACCTCCTGCATGTTGTGCGAGGTGTAGAATAGCGTCATCCGGCGCTCGGCGCAGATCCGGCGCAGGCTGTCCCGGACGCGTTCGGCGCTGTCGGGATCGAGGCTGGCCGTCGGCTCATCGAGGAAGAGGACCTCGGGGTCGTTGAGCAGCGCCTTCACGAGTCCCAGGCGCGTTCCCTCGCCCGAGGAGAGGCGCCCCGTGGCGCGCGCGCGCATTTCGGCGAGCCCGAACCGATCGAGCAGCCCCTCGATTCGCCGGCGGGCGTCGCGCACCCCGTACAATCGCGCGAACACCGTGAGGTTCTCGCTCACCGTCAGGTTCCCCGGAAGCGCGACGTAGGGCGACGTGAAGTTGACGCGCGCGAGAATCCGCCGCCGCTCCTGCGGCATCGGCAGCCCCAACACCTGCACCTGACCCGAGGTGGGCAGCAGGAGGCCGAGCAGCATCGCAAGCGTCGTCGTCTTCCCCGCCCCGTTGGGACCCAGGAACCCCACGATCTCGCCGGGGTCGACGCGGAACGAAAGATCTTCGACAACACCGACCGACGCGTACCGCTTCGTGAGATGCCGGACTGCGATCGCCGCGGCGGCGGAAGATCCGCGTGACTCCAGCATGGCGCCATTATACACTCTTGGCTGGAGCGGACTTCTTCACCGAATCATCGGGCAGGGACGGTGGCTCGTGGTTCACCCACTCGCGCTGGACGCGGCTCTCGCCATGGACGACGTCACCGGGATCACCGCCGCGGCCCGGGCGGCGGAGGACGCGGGGTTCGCCGCGCTGTGGACCAACGAGACGAAGCACAACCCGTTCCTCCAGCTGACCCTGGCGGCCAGCGCGACCACGCGTCCGCTGCTGGGCACCGGCGTCGCCATCGCGTTTGCCCGCAGCCCCACGGTGACGGCGCACCTCGCCTGGGACCTGGCCGCGCTCTCCGGGGGTCGCTTCATCCTCGGCCTGGGCACACAGGTCCGGGCGCATATCCAGCGGCGGTTCGGTGAGCCGTGGGATCCCCCGGTGCCGAAGCTCCGGGAGTATCTGGAGGCGGTGCGGGCGGTCTGGCGCTCGTGGCAGGACCAGGTCCCGCTGCGGACGGAGGGCCGGTTCTACCGGTTGAGCCTCATGACCCCG contains the following coding sequences:
- a CDS encoding PfkB family carbohydrate kinase, yielding MALVVALGYACLDYRFWVDRFPPMHARTPVSVFREALGGSAAVAAVAVARLLGRAVFLGRCGDDDAGRRVASALDAEGVDTRGLRVLAGARTPVSGVLIGPGGERHIFPYPGGGFSDDAGWLPLEVLEGAQAVMIDARWPEGALRLAEAARRRRLPVVLDLDRETSDAWGLAERATHVIADRELAEVSGGVDAVLGRLADLHAWGAVTLGEEGAAHRGGRVPAFAVSARDTTGAGDVFHGAFALGLGEGMDEASALTFASAAAAQRCALAEVPRREEVVRLLGSGG
- a CDS encoding fucose isomerase, with translation MLRLGFVPIVRPLFRGAQMGLWEASQRALAELAVRLEVDLAYAAQPVSDAEGARARAAEAQAAEVDALLVLHVTFATGDVVAPFLELPVPVGLWALPEVSATGPLPQNALCGLMLSMSLRVGRRAPLLWLYGRPEDPSLHRRIDLMVRAARGWGALRHGRLLWVGGTAPGFYRFEGVPDLDVRIDRAPLEAVFAALERIPEGAVSARLAELAEPSAVPAEALHPTIRLSLALEEMGRGYDGIALRCWPELPEAAGTMACAPFAWLGDRGHPLACEGDVGGLAAMLAVAAVTGGPAAMLDLSHVDGDGLMFWHCGNAPRAWAASQTRLEMHFNRGLPAVRHMRLRPGPVSGLRFLEEKRAAVFAGTIRARPGGFDGVSGWVGDLRWGGEPTSPHGFLASALNHRLPHHFVWGMGEAEEALLELSDWLGYQVLPLAPEARGAQWPS
- a CDS encoding carbohydrate ABC transporter permease, yielding MAGRRRLAGAGLTILVALVVAFSLGPYVWTLLTSLKTERELYQFPVTYLPHRPTLANYVHVFSGNPFGRFLLNSCIVSLSSTVLCLFLATFASYAFARLRFPGSRVLLLSILAVAMIPLITVIVPLYVLVRGLGLLNTYGGLIGPYITWSLPVAIFILTAFFREIPRDLEEAASIDGCSRVGALWRIIAPLAAPGVVTAGIIVFVNTWNEFLVALTLTSSTDMRTITVGISLFRGEFAFPWGVISAAVLLATVPIVTVILAGQRLVIRGLTAGAVKG
- a CDS encoding sugar ABC transporter permease — protein: MAERLGGGPAGARAGGAAWVMGRWRTGQLTETELAVVLLLPCLLFLGIFAFYPIIDAFWTSLHRLRLDQPQAGFPFVGLGNFARAAQDPDAWHAIRVTLAYVAVTVAAQFALGLGIALVVNRTVRAKGFVRAATLLPWTLAPALAGQVWRWLFNDSAGVINDLLRRAGLIARPIIWLGVPSLAFVAVATAASWGAASYMALILLAGLQGIPDELYEASSLDGASPIRAFFTVTLPLLRGAVMVSLVLRTLGALQAFDIIFPMTGGGPGSATETFAFYIYENTFQFLNFGYGAALSVILLLLALGCAGIYSRALAPRD
- a CDS encoding ABC transporter substrate-binding protein, whose translation is MSARILAALATAAMLMAVIPVQAQGPVTITWSTLATGGPAVSDVYRALVAEFERQNPGIKVELQVLPGTSGEQYNRYVTLFAAKDPSVDVISIDVIWPAPMVAAGWLAPLDRWFTSAAREGFLPGAIRANTIGGKIYGVPWYTDAGLLYYRKDLLAKYGAKIPASWDEMVATAQKVTAGEHNPQLAGFLFQGAKIEALADFFFEVLWSHGGDVLDPTGKVVVDSARGSAAMNFILDLVRKDHVTPPGVATMTTDDTRVAFQDGRAVFLRNWTYAYDLFQSSGSKVAGLVGIAPLPKGPAGRSASTLGGWQLAISNFSRNKEAAWRFVEFMTGGIAEKSMALQLSTVPTRTDTFRDPEVKAHAPQSLDMLRAVLGASPRPRIPDYPRMSAIIQSNLQAALTSQTSGDDAIRQMARELRSLLTQ
- a CDS encoding ABC transporter permease encodes the protein MSGLSAERVAALLLRQLYLYRRSMIRMLEIVYWPVMDLLVWGFVSLYIGRLRGGGALAIAFLLGGMILWDIFFRAQQAISVSFLEDIWTRNLINVFVSPISTLEFILAMLLLGVMKVIVTGLLLSVLALVLYTFNIFQYGLALIPFVLNLLLSAWGIGVITTAMILRFGQGAETLAWAIPFLFQPFSAVFYPVAVLPALLRPIALVLPTTHAFEGMRVVLSGGGISWARAAWALGENAVLLVAAGAVFAFVLHVARERGLLLRFEG
- a CDS encoding ABC transporter ATP-binding protein, with product MLESRGSSAAAAIAVRHLTKRYASVGVVEDLSFRVDPGEIVGFLGPNGAGKTTTLAMLLGLLLPTSGQVQVLGLPMPQERRRILARVNFTSPYVALPGNLTVSENLTVFARLYGVRDARRRIEGLLDRFGLAEMRARATGRLSSGEGTRLGLVKALLNDPEVLFLDEPTASLDPDSAERVRDSLRRICAERRMTLFYTSHNMQEVERLSDRILFLNRGRLIADGPPGEVLRRFARTTLEEMFLDVARGGVAP